A genomic region of Trichothermofontia sichuanensis B231 contains the following coding sequences:
- a CDS encoding glycosyl transferase, producing the protein MVKARPTLYVAITNHGFGHVTRTASVVAAIQARCPEILPILVTTAPRWLLASYLSDHFIHRPRSFDVGVVQSDSLNMDKAATLAKLREIRAREAAIVAAEAGFIEQNRVGLVLADIPPLAARIARTAGVPAWMLSNFGWDFIYRDWGGAFSAIADWISGCYQQCDQLFRLPFHEPMAVFPRITDVGLTGGTPRYDLDFLRQLLGLTTPPERTVLLTFGGLGLQQIPYAGLAAFADWQFLTFDTQAPDLPNLIAVRGPAIRARAGDFDLKRLRPVDLMPLCGRVVSKPGFSTFAEACRLSIPIVTLTRDDFAEAAILINGIQDYAYHQVLTPDTFNQGTWAFLHEPPHPPRRGADMIARDGTDTIAQAVVEALLA; encoded by the coding sequence ATGGTCAAGGCAAGGCCGACGTTGTATGTGGCGATTACTAATCATGGGTTTGGTCATGTTACCCGCACGGCCTCGGTGGTTGCCGCGATTCAGGCGCGTTGCCCGGAGATTTTGCCGATCCTGGTGACTACAGCTCCCCGCTGGTTACTGGCGTCCTATTTGAGCGATCACTTTATCCATCGGCCCCGCAGTTTTGATGTCGGTGTGGTGCAGTCAGACAGTTTAAATATGGATAAGGCGGCAACGCTGGCGAAGTTGAGGGAGATTCGTGCCCGGGAAGCGGCGATCGTGGCGGCGGAAGCGGGTTTTATTGAGCAGAACCGGGTGGGGTTAGTCCTGGCTGATATTCCCCCGCTGGCGGCGCGGATCGCCCGGACAGCCGGGGTTCCTGCTTGGATGCTGAGTAATTTTGGCTGGGATTTTATCTACCGGGATTGGGGCGGCGCGTTTAGTGCGATCGCGGATTGGATCAGTGGCTGTTATCAGCAGTGCGATCAGTTGTTTCGCTTACCCTTTCACGAACCGATGGCGGTCTTTCCTCGGATCACTGACGTGGGCCTGACCGGGGGAACACCTCGGTATGATCTAGACTTCCTACGGCAATTGTTGGGCTTAACCACTCCCCCTGAGCGAACCGTGTTACTGACTTTTGGGGGGTTAGGTCTACAACAAATTCCCTATGCTGGATTGGCGGCGTTTGCCGACTGGCAATTTTTGACTTTTGATACCCAAGCGCCCGACCTGCCCAATTTGATTGCTGTGCGTGGGCCTGCGATCCGGGCGCGGGCGGGCGACTTTGATCTCAAGCGTTTACGTCCCGTGGACCTGATGCCTCTCTGTGGTCGGGTGGTCTCGAAGCCAGGATTCAGTACCTTTGCCGAAGCCTGTCGGTTGTCGATCCCGATCGTCACTCTCACCCGGGATGATTTTGCCGAAGCGGCGATTCTGATCAATGGCATTCAGGATTACGCCTACCATCAAGTCTTGACACCAGATACCTTTAACCAGGGCACCTGGGCCTTCCTGCATGAGCCACCGCATCCGCCGCGCCGAGGGGCGGACATGATCGCTAGGGATGGTACAGACACGATCGCCCAGGCCGTAGTCGAGGCCCTATTAGCCTAG
- the phoU gene encoding phosphate signaling complex protein PhoU, translating to MNTDSEEQRRSRPHFDRQLRRLQQDVLRMGALVEKSCWLARQALFERDLAAADAIARQDKKIDQFYRQIELDCVSIMALQAPVTQDLRLVSAIMQLVRDLERIGDYAKDLGEVAVKLFPYPPHHCLPQVQIMLDRCRAMLAMSLAALSDLDAQSGIEMKARDDTVDDDYDRLYQLLALQHDVPGAIEPIVLLVLTIRYLERMADHATNIGGRVAYIVTGQRG from the coding sequence GTGAACACAGACTCCGAGGAGCAACGACGCAGCCGTCCCCATTTCGATCGTCAACTGCGGCGACTTCAACAGGATGTCCTGCGGATGGGGGCATTAGTTGAGAAATCCTGTTGGCTAGCCCGTCAGGCCCTGTTTGAACGGGATTTAGCCGCCGCCGACGCGATCGCCCGCCAGGACAAAAAAATCGATCAGTTTTATCGCCAGATCGAACTGGATTGCGTCAGTATTATGGCCCTTCAGGCACCCGTCACCCAGGATTTGCGCCTAGTGAGTGCCATTATGCAACTGGTCCGCGACCTGGAGCGTATTGGAGACTATGCCAAGGATTTAGGCGAAGTTGCAGTGAAGCTTTTTCCTTATCCCCCCCACCATTGCCTGCCCCAGGTGCAAATTATGCTCGATCGCTGTCGGGCAATGTTGGCCATGAGTTTGGCAGCCTTGTCGGATTTAGACGCCCAGTCAGGTATCGAGATGAAAGCCAGGGATGACACCGTCGATGACGACTACGATCGCCTCTACCAGTTACTGGCCTTGCAACACGATGTGCCTGGTGCGATTGAGCCGATCGTGCTGCTAGTGTTAACCATTCGGTATCTGGAGCGTATGGCCGATCATGCCACGAATATTGGCGGTCGCGTCGCCTACATTGTGACGGGCCAACGGGGATAA
- a CDS encoding helix-turn-helix domain-containing protein — protein sequence MKAYPLAFRQKILAVYESEPISQRQLAQRFRVAKSFVQKLLKQQRETGSIAPKVRTQQTPTKLNSEQLAILARLVADNNDATLEELRQLLADATGVTVSKSTIDRMLKKLNITFKKKHSMRRSKPVNRSRKNG from the coding sequence ATGAAGGCATATCCACTGGCGTTTCGCCAGAAGATCTTGGCGGTCTATGAATCGGAACCCATCTCCCAACGACAACTCGCTCAACGTTTCCGAGTCGCTAAAAGCTTTGTGCAGAAACTCCTCAAACAGCAGCGGGAAACCGGATCGATCGCCCCGAAAGTGCGCACCCAACAAACGCCCACCAAGCTGAATAGTGAGCAGTTAGCGATCCTTGCACGTCTAGTGGCGGATAACAACGACGCCACGCTGGAAGAACTCCGCCAGTTATTGGCAGACGCAACTGGGGTTACAGTGAGCAAATCCACCATTGATCGAATGCTCAAGAAGCTCAATATCACGTTCAAAAAAAAACATTCCATGCGGAGGAGCAAGCCAGTGAACAGGTCCAGGAAAAACGGGTAA
- a CDS encoding transposase, which translates to MAKDLIFIDETGINLALTRLCARAPKGKRALGKHPQKRGKNVAVIGAIGLQGVLAYVAVMGSVDKLTFEAFIACKLVSKLWVGAYVIMDNAAIHFSEEVRRLITEAGAQLRCTINLFATLFT; encoded by the coding sequence TTGGCCAAAGACCTGATTTTCATTGATGAAACTGGGATTAACCTAGCGTTAACGCGCTTATGTGCCCGCGCACCCAAAGGTAAACGAGCGCTGGGTAAGCATCCCCAGAAACGGGGCAAGAATGTTGCGGTTATTGGAGCGATTGGTCTCCAGGGAGTGCTCGCGTATGTGGCCGTGATGGGGAGTGTGGATAAACTCACATTTGAAGCGTTCATTGCCTGTAAATTAGTATCGAAACTATGGGTAGGTGCTTATGTAATTATGGACAATGCTGCGATTCATTTTAGTGAGGAGGTAAGGCGGCTGATTACAGAGGCAGGTGCACAATTAAGGTGTACAATTAATTTATTTGCCACCCTATTCACCTGA